CCCCGAACGCCGCGGCGCCGAGGAGAAACAAGGAATGGTCCTCGGTCAAGCGCATGATGGCTAGTGCGGTTGCTGACAGGGACACCACGTACAGCCGTTAGTAGTAGACTGTCCCGAACGTCGGATGACGTCCCGGGCCTTTGCGGGCTCAGCATGGCGACAGGGCCAGCGCACACGCAAACGAGGGCCACGATGACGTGCGTCCCGACGATCGTCAGAAACACCGGGGAGTTAGACGGGATTTCAAAGCCAAAGACCGTCGTCACTGTTCGAGCAGTACGTCACGTTGTGAGACCTTCCTCTAGCCATGCGAGGGCGAATCCTATCAAGGGCAGTGCCACCAGCCACCAAGGACGGATCCGTGAGCCCGCGAAATGCTGCATCCAAAGTCGTTGACGATGCCGTCACGCTTCTCTTTAGGCGGGTGACGTCCTGGTCGCACCAGGCACCGTGGTAATGACTGTCGTGCCTCCTCCCGGCCGCGATGTGATGCTCAGCCTTCCGCCCACCAGCGCGGCCCGTTCCTGCATGCCGAGCAGACCGAAGTGCCGCCGCTCCGCGAGCCGGGGCTGCTCCTCCTCGGCATCAAACCCCGCGCCGTTGTCCTCGACCTGGAGCATCACGCCGTTCTCGGCAAATCGAACGGTCACGACCACGGCCGTCGCCGCAGCGTGTCGCTCGACGTTCCGCAGCGCTTCCTGCGCGATGCGGAACAGCCCAAGCTCGACTTCATCTGCCAGGCGCCGCGGCGGGCCCTCCACAATGAACTCGCTTTCGAGGTCCGCCCGACTCGCCATCTCGTCCAGCCCCTGCCGGAGGGATGCTACCAGTCCCAGGGCCTCCAGGGTAGGGGGCCGGAGCTGATAGGCGAAGCCCCGCACGGATCGAACCAAGTCCTCAGCAACGCCCCGAGTGGCCTGGAGCCGCGTCAGGGCCACTGCCGGCGACGCACCGAAGCTCTCCTCTATGGCATCCAGGTGACGGACGAGAAGGATCAGGCTTTGCAGGACGTCGTCGTGGAGTTCCTGCGCGATCCGGCGCCGCTCGTCCTCCTGCGCCCGCAACGTGTGGCCTGCGTAGCTGCGTAGCTCCTCGCGGCGCCGGCGCTGGTGCGTGACGTCCCGCAGGACGAGCTGCACCAACGTAGGGCCGTGCTCAGATGTGAGGACCGTGGGAATCGGCTCCAGGTAGGCGACCGCGCCCCCGGGGCGAGTGAGCACAAGCTCTCCCTCACTCGGAACTGGGGGCCCCCCCTGAATGTGCGTGGTGCTGTCGCGCCCCAGGAGATCGCGAAGCGTCTCGCCCGCAAGCGCCAACCGTGGACGGCCCAGCAACTCGCCCGCGGCAGCATTGGCCTGTTGGATGACCCCGGATCGATCCAGCACGAGCACGGCCTCTCCCGATGAATCGAACAGGGTGCGGTAGCGACGCTCCGAGGCCTGAAGGGCTACCCGGGCTCGCTCGGCCGCCGCGGCGGCGGAGGCCTCGCGGTCCACCCGTTGCCCGACGAACACGGCGGTCGCGTTGAGGACGACCAGATCCACGAGCGCGATGTCCAGTTGCGTCATGTGGTGCATGCCGAGGACGTGGAAGAAGGTGAGGGTGGTCGCCCACAACGCCGTACACACGGCACCCCGGAGCCCGAAGCTCAACGCAGCGTACCCTACCGGGACCAAAAACGAGAGTTCTGGGAGCATGTACAAGATCGATTGCTCAGCTGCGTGAGGCGCCGCGTCGACCAGGATGTCCGCCACTGCAATCCCGACGACGAGCGCCTGCACCAGCCAGAAGCGCCGGTCGGCGACGGGGAGGCCGCGTTCCTGAAGTCGCCGCGCGAGCACCTCAAGACGCGTGACGGCCGTCACTCCGGCGTGTCTCCCATTCCTTCGAGGGTGAACCACCCGTGGGCCGCGCCATACACGACCGCGGCCGTGCGGGACGGCAAGGCGAGTTTGGCCAGGATGGCACTGAAGTGACCCTCCACCGTGCGCACGCTGACCCCGAGAGTTTGCGCGATGCCCTTGTTACGTAACCCACGGGCCGCGAGGCGCAGCACATGCATCTCCTGGGGCGTGAGCGCGTTCGGGTCCTTCCGCGCGCTCCCACGCGCCCACAACCGCGCCACCCTGTGGGCGAGATCAGGGTGGAGGACCGTCTCGCCCCGGTACACGGCGCGGACGGCCGCAGCGAGCTCGGCCGCCTTGACAGTCTTGGGCAGGTACCCGGCGGCGCCGGCCTCCAAGGCGCCGAGGACGAACGCCTCGTTGTCGTAGGCCGACAGGATCACGCATCGGGTGGATGGCGCGAGCTCTGCGGCTCTGCCTATGACCTCGGTGGCGGCGAGACCGGGCATCCGCATGTCGAGGATCGCCACGTCCGGGTGATGGCGCGTGATCAATGCGAGCGCTTCGTCTCCACTGGCGGCCTCGCCCACCACGCGAAGGTCGTGATGTTGCGCGAGCATATGGCGCGTGCCCTCGCGAAGTAACGCGTGGTCGTCGGCGAGAACAATGCGGATCATGATTACCCCTCGGTCGGCGTTCGACACGCGGAAGGAAGCTCCTGGGTCGGTGGCACGCGCAGGCGAGGCAGCGTCCGTGGGGCCGCGTCTTCTCACACACGTGTTTTCACGAGGGGACGCTGCGTGGTTTCCCGCTGTGCACGCAGGCCGTGCCGCCGTACAGTGAGTGTATAGTACGGCAAGAGGAGGGGGCAGCAGTGGCGACCACGACTCAGCAAGATCGGCCAGTGTTGAAAGCTCTTCCGAAAGATTTTGCCGGGCGGTGTGGGCTGTACTGGCAAGGTAATGCGGCGTATGAGATGTGGAATGCGACGTGTGCCACGCAGGAGCAAGTCGGGGTGGGTAATCTGTGTCCCGTGTACGCGTGCACCCGGGAACGCGGAGTAGCTCATTGCGGCGTCTGCCCGGAGTTCCCGTGCGTACTCCTGGTGAACCTGGCGGCACAGAGCGGCCCTGGCGATGAGCGGATTAACTCGGCCGCCCTCCGAGCCGCCGTCGGGGACGACCAGTGGGCGGCGTGGGCGCGCGAGCGGCAGATCTGGCATCACGCGTTCTGTCCGCTGCTGCAGCGAGGTCACCACGGGTAGT
Above is a window of bacterium DNA encoding:
- a CDS encoding PAS domain-containing sensor histidine kinase, with product MTAVTRLEVLARRLQERGLPVADRRFWLVQALVVGIAVADILVDAAPHAAEQSILYMLPELSFLVPVGYAALSFGLRGAVCTALWATTLTFFHVLGMHHMTQLDIALVDLVVLNATAVFVGQRVDREASAAAAAERARVALQASERRYRTLFDSSGEAVLVLDRSGVIQQANAAAGELLGRPRLALAGETLRDLLGRDSTTHIQGGPPVPSEGELVLTRPGGAVAYLEPIPTVLTSEHGPTLVQLVLRDVTHQRRRREELRSYAGHTLRAQEDERRRIAQELHDDVLQSLILLVRHLDAIEESFGASPAVALTRLQATRGVAEDLVRSVRGFAYQLRPPTLEALGLVASLRQGLDEMASRADLESEFIVEGPPRRLADEVELGLFRIAQEALRNVERHAAATAVVVTVRFAENGVMLQVEDNGAGFDAEEEQPRLAERRHFGLLGMQERAALVGGRLSITSRPGGGTTVITTVPGATRTSPA
- a CDS encoding response regulator transcription factor, coding for MIRIVLADDHALLREGTRHMLAQHHDLRVVGEAASGDEALALITRHHPDVAILDMRMPGLAATEVIGRAAELAPSTRCVILSAYDNEAFVLGALEAGAAGYLPKTVKAAELAAAVRAVYRGETVLHPDLAHRVARLWARGSARKDPNALTPQEMHVLRLAARGLRNKGIAQTLGVSVRTVEGHFSAILAKLALPSRTAAVVYGAAHGWFTLEGMGDTPE
- a CDS encoding DUF3795 domain-containing protein, producing MATTTQQDRPVLKALPKDFAGRCGLYWQGNAAYEMWNATCATQEQVGVGNLCPVYACTRERGVAHCGVCPEFPCVLLVNLAAQSGPGDERINSAALRAAVGDDQWAAWARERQIWHHAFCPLLQRGHHG